The Paramisgurnus dabryanus chromosome 24, PD_genome_1.1, whole genome shotgun sequence genome contains the following window.
TGTGTAAGGGCTCTTGATGCTCTGATCCAGACAGGCATCAGAACCCATCAGCCTGTGCCAAAAAGACACTGTGGTCTGGGTAAAGCCTTTCCGTAAGGACGCAGATGACtgcacaacaacaaaacatgaTGCGTTTAATTCTAAATAGTATGTTCgttctgcagcatcagattagCAAATGATCGTTTTTATGCGTTACCTGAAAGCGATCAAGAATACGAAGGTCCTGACTGGTGGTTCTGTATTTCTCATCTCCGCTCATCCTGTGGCTGGCCATTCCCCCCTGTGCCCCATACACGCCACCCACCAGGCTAAGCGTAgcgctcaccacctgatctacGTCCAACAGGGGGAGCCCTCGCTCTCTTTTGGCCTGCCGCACCAGCAGCTTGCGATGAAGCCTTTTAGCTTGCGGCGTTACGGCCAATGCTTGCGGACACGCCTCTAGCTTGTGAAGCAGCATGCGTTCCTCGTAAAGGCTCATGAATGTGTAGCGTGGCGTGGGCAGGGACACGCAGCCATCTGCCCTATCCTGAAGAATCTTCCTTCGTTCTGCGCCACGTCCCCGACCCGCTGCCAACAAGCCTTCATCCTGACCCTCGTCGTCCTCGGGGTCTCTACCTCGTTCTTCATCTTCGCTCTCCAGTTCCTGTTTGATCAGCTCGGCTGGACGCAGCTTCTTCCTGACCATGATGGTGCCGGTGGCCAGAGGCATGCTGGGAGGGGGAATGTACTCCATTCCAGGGTCGATAACGCCCTCTGTGTCTAATTCTTCATCATCTGATGGAACACAATACAATGAATACGTTCTATTCAGAACTAACATGAAAGCATCAAACATTAACACATCAAGTTGAGCATCTCACCATGGAAGAGTGCTTGAGGAGGCATGACGTCCGGAATAAGATCCGCCTCCGAGAGCAGGCTGGGTGTAGCGGAGTGCGATGCGGGCGTTCCGGGTGCGGAGAAATCGGGCGAAGGGGATGGCGATGGTGACGTGAGAGGGGTTCTGTCTGATGAGCTGAGGGAGGAAAAGTCGATGACTTCGCCCTTCTCCAGGTACGGCTCAGACCGGCGCACACGACTGCCCAGTTTGACGGGTGTGGATGAAGCGCTGCGGTCCAGAAAGCCGGCGGCCTCCTTCTGTGCGCGCCGGATATCTTTAGCCTCCTGCGTGCGGGAACGTTTCTCTTTCAGCTGCATGGCGCTCTCCACTGGGTTTCGACCTCCACGTTTTCTCAAACCCTCAACCGTGATGATGGGGTCCAAGGATGGCTTCGACACAGCTGGGAAAACAACATGCAAATACGTATAATTCCCGGGTAGGGTGTAGATTAATCGGGTGtagatttaaaagttaattaaacttaatagaagacttgaaatttgtaaaggattaaaTTATATGTCACTCGtctaattacagtatgttaactggataacactggatataactcattgtatagtttaataaaataatgtattttgattacacaaaaaaaacctaactatatgattgttttcgctgctgaccagcatagggaatctctatggctaatttataagacatgttgctgatagagtactgtgtgttgtaccttttcttgttaattgagtctttttgggcatcttatgcctagaattattcaaggaggttgattcttttaacttccttaaagtttgatcaattgtgcacaatgacatgtgcaacaaatggatatagggtgtcaaactcatagatttgcaatatttaaaatcagacactctttttaaaatatttggggtcaacctctgggacagctttaaagggacacttcacccatttgcattaggCTTTGTAGTTAGAACCCccgtcatgtttttgaatggtcgtgcatcatttcctcagttgccgctgagacaggagaaatacagatttcagtgttgcacttccttctttcaattagTGCTGCCACTAACGACTAATTTTCTAACGACTAATCTTTCGACTAATTTTTCGAATAGTCGACTATTCTAAACTAAGTCGACTATAGATGcttaacagaaatatgaaatgtttcacttctactctttgatcttatattgcattttaacacaactgaatgctattttacatattatctgttctgttgtagcctataaaatagtgactaaacatgaCCCATCACCTCGTTTTTATCCAACCAGCTGtttctttaactgctgctaaaatccTGATTTAGATATGCAAAAATCAACATACATTTTCATTGTAGCTttactgctgttgctcttctcataattgttgttgtgttttgagccatttcttgattttaaatgcgagtgatatagcgcagacaattcggtgcaaattcagaaatataagAGAATACACTGTTGTTGTTACATAGACTACAGAACACGGCATACAGCGTCATAGGGAGGGAGAAAGCTCGCACACAGACTCACACTACTGCTAATCTTTCTTCAAGTCATGTTAACTCGATCAGTCGTCTTTGTCAGAGACATCTGTTATCTGTTACGTTTACGCAAAAAAGAAAGTACATTAAAAACACTGCCACCTTTTCACTGTCACGTAAGAGAGAGGCGCGCGCGGTCGAGGCGCTGCAAGCAACATgagtgatagagagagagagagagagagagagagagagagagagagagagagacgcgcTGAACACTCGCAACAATGAATTGAGCCgtttaaaatagtaaaataaaaatgtaaatgggaatcatgaaaaatctatttgttgcGTCCAGTGTTGATTCCGTGGCGGAATCACGAGCACACATAgcctttaacatccaaagacAGAGTCATTGTACTTCtcaaaagagttaataaaacaGTACTGACTAGCTCGCCatttcattaataatcatataaCAGTTACTTACGTTGTCCTATTCTCTGTGGGTGTATCGTCAATAACTCCCGAGTGTTTTCGTTTGAGATGCTCGTGCATTGTCGTTGTGCTCCCGTGATAAGCCAGCGACGTTTGGCACGGTGTAACAGACCACTCTTTTATCACAACTTGGCTTAAAATACTTTCATACTTCGGAAGCTTTCCGACTCATAATTCCATAGACTCACCTGGCACCGCcaatttttcaaaattaaagcAGTGAAGGCAGGGGGAGAGGGAAGAAAGATGATAGCGTAGCAGATTAACCAGCAGGGCGCGCACAGCGCACAGACTGGTGTGGAGGTGAATTACATTGAGCCATTTGAGACATGAGACAGAATTACAGTGGGCCGTTTGAgacggaaaaaaataaatatgcgaCTCCTCGACTAAAAAAATTGCCGTCGACAAATTTTCatcgtcgattacgtcgactacGTCGACTATTCGCGGCAGCACtactttcaatgatgtaaaaatcatcattttgcatcattgaaaaaaggaagtgcaatgtctttgttgagggagtgagactacaaacaccccttttctcggtcaaataggcaccaaattctaaacgTATTTTACAGTTACagctttgcttagggccccccagcatctaggaccggcactgcttaccatgtttaaaagatttggttgctaacagaagttaatttatgaggaattatgataatgtcgctcttgtctacatcaccaatcccagaaagtaaactttacctacaatctgtgtgtttgctgTAGTCCAAGCAAAGatatttacgttggagatgataactcgcatcatcgtttactttggggtttgcaccttttgcatatcattaacatgtactaatacaccaaaggaaatgtaaaatcgtgaatcggacaataggtgctctttaaaatattaaataaaatgttaaccACTACTACCTTTGGCTTTAAGAGAGGCAGAGCTCTTCTCCCCTTCAGGCCGTAGAGTTGGTGGTCGGTTTTGCACGAGCTTCCACCAGCCAGGCTCTCCAAACTCCTGAGCTCCAGAACGGAAAAATGTTGGGCTGCCCACCGACAGACACCCCGCCACGGTGCTCCACCATGTGGACGTTTTCTTTCTGaacataattaaacaaaaattttttaaaaaaatttgcctTAAtggaacactccacttttttaaatatgctaatttttcagctcccctagagttaaacatttgagttttactgttttggaatccattcagctgatctccgggtctgctggtaccacttttagcatagcttagcataatccattgaatctgattagaccattagcatcaaagagcatcaaaaataacccaaaagtttggatatttttcctatttaaaacttgactcttcggTAGCTACATCGTGTActtagaaaaaaaattctaggccgatatggctaggaactatactctcattctggcgtaataatcaaggactttgctgccgtaccatggctgcaggaggcgcaatgatattacgcagtgctcaaaaatagtccccagctattgaaagttagcaagaggactattttcaggcactgcgtaatatcgttgcgcctgctgcagccatgtcagcaaagtccttgattattacgccagaatgagagtatagttcctagccatatcggcctagaaaattgcaacttttaattttccgtccgCCTTAGtgcacaatgtaactacagaagagtttagttttaaaaaggaaaaatattgaaactctttggtcatttttaagcgtgatgctaatggtctaatcagattcaatggattatgctaagctatgctaaaagttgaaccgccagacccggagatcggctgaatggattccaaaacagtaaaactcaattgtttaactccaggggagctggaatatgagcatatttaaaaaaaaaaaattggggtgtccctttaaactgGTTATAGATTTTAAAATTCAGTCTGATAAAGTCTTCTCTTCCACCTGGAGCCAAGAAGGAAGGTCCAGTGCCGACTGATAAATGCACAGATATCCTCCTTCCATCTAAAATAGCCTTGGCGTCCTGTGCCTTCTAGGGAGAGGTTATACATGGCCAACATCACCACCTAAAGACATTCAGATATCAATAAATTCAGAGATTTAGTGACTTTAACAATAACCGCATATGCATGCACATCTCCAACGCACCTCACCACTTAAAAAACAGAATGCAAATCTGCTTTTAAATTGTTATGGATGCTTAAACTTTTCTTTAAACTTAGGGgcagttttccagacagggtttagattaatccaggacattttagtagtttttacaaacataccttacaaaaaacagtactggtgtgcatcttgagacaaaacaatggcactgatatatattAAGATACGTCAGTACAAGATGTTTTTGAATTAAAGGCTGAGTGCACGATTTTGGAAAAACGCTTTGGGAAAGGGAGTCGAgccaagtaccaaaacacacatgtagccaatcagcattaaggtgcgtgtctactaaacgacatcgttgcctgggttgcgtatgtgtggggtgggtctaccAAAAGAAGGtgcagattctattggggtaggggtgtgtttatttagatgatttaaaatgtcaacattggcttttagagatcatgcaccccgcctttaagacacctcaaacatgcattttaatctgagactaggataagccctctACAGGAAACCTCCCCAAAATGTctacttttttataatttaattattgcATAGGATTATTAAAAACAAGCACTAAAATACATTCTTGGCACTTTTTTGTGGTTAAAGCTCTCACGTACCTGCTGCCAGGTCAGTCTCATTCTCTCAAAACTCTCCTTTCCGTCTTCTGCGCAGTCCGAGCAGATGAACTTAAAGAAGTTGTCCCCTTTCAGGTAGCTGGGCTGCTCTCCACGAAGCTGGACTGAACCacacaaagaaaataaataaagacacCACCAAGACCAAGCACGTTTTCCTTTCAGGACGAGTCTTTATTGAGACATAAAGTGCACTACATGTTACTGTCAAATCATTATTGAGTTTATAAAACAGATATAGTGATGTAGTCATATTAGTGCATATCAGCCACACGGAGCCGATAGCCTGTTCTTCTGGTACCAGAGCTGAATCGGCTTCTCACCGGACGGGATCCACTTGTGGCACTTGTCGCAATAAAACGACATGTCCTCGTTCCAGCTCCCCTCTCCGTCCTCTCCAACATCACTGTTCAGAGAGTCTCCGCTCTGGTCGTGAGACAGATCCACAGACGCCTGGTCCTCAGACTCCACGATGAGCAGAGTTTCTCCCTCAACCTCACCCTCCTCCAAACCCTCAGAAGCAGACGTGCACATGGTCTCATCATCCTGTGCCGCAAGGCTCCTTTGGTCCCCGCTATCCATGTCTTAATCTGGAAAATAAAGCGGGAAGAGCCAGAACATTAAATTTCTACATAGAAAGAAGTGATTTGTCACTGGTAGGTGTTCATATTAAACATATTGGATTGAacttttacaaaaaatgtatcAGTGTAGTTAGTTACAACATTTTAACTACAATAAACCATGGTTGAATATTTAATTCACTATCATAAAGATATTTCTTTTATCACTGGACCATGGTGTTAAAGCTTTTGGGTTACAAATACCACGTTTTGATGCGGTAATATGGTGTTTTGCTGGGAATTGCTGTATTAATTATTACCATGGTAAATTTTTACATGGGTAATTGTCCTACCCGTGCCAAAACAAATCATAAGAGAGACCTTAGTAATAGTTATACAACATGTAAGTAACTTAGTTGTTTATACCGTTAATATGGTCAGTTTATGAAGTGTGTGTTCCCGTCTTGTCACCTTCGCGTCTCTCTCGCTCGGCCACGAGCTCTCTCGTCAGCTGGATCTGTTCCTCGAGCGTGCGCAGGTTCTCGCGCTTCCGCTCCACGCGCTCCAGATCACGCAGCACTCCGTCGTGCAGCCTCTGCCAAGGTTACAGACGTGTTTAactaacacatatttaaaaaaatcacgaATAATAATCATAGGTAAATGTATGGTATTTGACGTAAGAACAAAACAATGTCAAAAATAACTTTATAGTGACTGAGCAATGTAAagccaaaaaaatatttaaggataacatgacaaataaattttatttgttttagtcAGACATGGAATTATAAAACGTTAAATTGGATTTCCAGGATTTTATGACCGAGCAGTGGATGTGAACCCTTAAAAAGTCTTCTAACCCTCTAACCTATATTACACAGTTTACTAttgtttactatagtaaagcAATGATTGTCTATATGATGCATTAGATAAAATAAACCTCTCTCCAATAAATAACATGCATATAGTACATTCAATCttaatattttgtgtgttcctGAGTTTGAACACATCTCTTGTATTTAAGCAGAACATACAACAGCTTGCATGAATGCATGCACTAAAACAAGCATGCGCATTTCAAATGGTCGTTTATTGAGTCCGATGTCcaataaactataataacctgTGATTCAGACTAGTATTTATAATGTTCACTTGTACGGTGAGTTATTTCTAATGCTATGAGTGCACGACCTCCACAGAAATGCATGGTGTTTGCTAGTACACGAGTGTATTAACGTTACCTGTCTGTCCCAGTTCTGCTTTATATGAACGCCTGCAACGGTACTGATAGTGAGGACTATCGACACTCCCAGAACAACCTTAGAGGTCGTAGACATTATTAAACAGCATTACTTTGATTTAAACAACAGCAGGATAATATTCGGCTAGGGTACTGTGGTAACAGGATGagcagatgtttttttttctgtagtGTTTACATTAGTATGTCAGACGCTTTACTGCCACCTACCGGTCTGGTGCGATACCATAGGATGCTTTAATaaagtaggggagagcagggacgaaagtacaaaaaatttaatttgtaaaatttGTTCGTAAGGGTAACATCCCACATCCCAGTGATAGCTTTTATACCTTTATTTTTGCGAGTTTACAGTATTAACTACAGTTTCTCAATTCATAGTTTACAGAATACTATACATTACCaaagtttaattaaaatactacaGTGTATTTCAATTTActatactaaataaaaaaaaatcatgtgcgAACATTCAATTTCAAGGTGTAAAGGTAATCCTCAATAGATGTGGATTATCTACATGAGGGGTTTTGACTAATACCAAAAAAGACATGTTGTTTTGTTAAATCCCATCAATGGGATTTTAGATGACacttgtaaataaataaataaatactgttGCATGTCTTATTATGTTTGTCATGCTATGTATTGTACAACATTCTGCACATGTGTGGTGAACTCATCAGTGCACAATGATTTAAACTGGACTCCAGCCTCTAAACCAGccttatgtgtgtatgtgagCCAAAAGACATTTTATGAGTGACTACTACACAAGAAAAAATTATGAATGGGAGATTTTGTCACTGACTTTAGGGGCTGCAACACTAATTATTTAAAACATACCCACAATGCAACAGTGCAGTGAGACTGATGGTTTTCTCTGGAAAGTGCTATATGAGAAGACTTGACTGTGTCTCTGGG
Protein-coding sequences here:
- the kat14 gene encoding cysteine-rich protein 2-binding protein, which gives rise to MDSGDQRSLAAQDDETMCTSASEGLEEGEVEGETLLIVESEDQASVDLSHDQSGDSLNSDVGEDGEGSWNEDMSFYCDKCHKWIPSVQLRGEQPSYLKGDNFFKFICSDCAEDGKESFERMRLTWQQVVMLAMYNLSLEGTGRQGYFRWKEDICAFISRHWTFLLGSRKKTSTWWSTVAGCLSVGSPTFFRSGAQEFGEPGWWKLVQNRPPTLRPEGEKSSASLKAKAVSKPSLDPIITVEGLRKRGGRNPVESAMQLKEKRSRTQEAKDIRRAQKEAAGFLDRSASSTPVKLGSRVRRSEPYLEKGEVIDFSSLSSSDRTPLTSPSPSPSPDFSAPGTPASHSATPSLLSEADLIPDVMPPQALFHDDEELDTEGVIDPGMEYIPPPSMPLATGTIMVRKKLRPAELIKQELESEDEERGRDPEDDEGQDEGLLAAGRGRGAERRKILQDRADGCVSLPTPRYTFMSLYEERMLLHKLEACPQALAVTPQAKRLHRKLLVRQAKRERGLPLLDVDQVVSATLSLVGGVYGAQGGMASHRMSGDEKYRTTSQDLRILDRFQSSASLRKGFTQTTVSFWHRLMGSDACLDQSIKSPYTSRVLKPYIRRDYESRPLKLRLLSEIRAYHHRKDPSWVPKPDAPIDYCYVRPNHIPSVNSMCQEIFWPGIDLSECLQYPDFSVVVLYKKVVIGFGFMVPDVKYNEAYISFLSVHPEWRRAGIATFMIYHLIQTCMGKDVTLHVSASNPAMLLYQKFGFKTEEYILDFYDKYYPVDSKECRHAFFLRLRR
- the pet117 gene encoding protein PET117 homolog, mitochondrial isoform X2, with the protein product MSTTSKVVLGVSIVLTISTVAGVHIKQNWDRQRLHDGVLRDLERVERKRENLRTLEEQIQLTRELVAERERRED
- the pet117 gene encoding protein PET117 homolog, mitochondrial isoform X1 yields the protein MSTTSKVVLGVSIVLTISTVAGVHIKQNWDRQRLHDGVLRDLERVERKRENLRTLEEQIQLTRELVAERERREGDKTGTHTS